The Thermoplasma acidophilum DSM 1728 genome includes a window with the following:
- a CDS encoding ABC transporter ATP-binding protein, translating to MENGNLLEVRNLSKIYPGGSGVRNASIKIRYGSIHALLGNNGAGKSTTMKCITGLLEPDSIEISFRGTTYPWNSKDLKKHIGYVPELPAFPKVFTVHDCIVSYGRMMGLGKAEAVGRAMPIVSILGLEEHMKKRVSSLSRGMLQKLDIVIALLSDPDVIIMDEPTAGLDVSAVEELFGIIRSLRDRGKSILISSHQLRDIETISDSVTVMDSGHVIFDGSIKDLYASAGSVEVVAEFSRIDGKLMETIKRMQGVMDVRMEDVPNRISIAFSGSTDPCGYLRDLAFRDGVSLISCSRSQSDLRTAFIRMVEYVRGQRKDQ from the coding sequence ATGGAAAATGGCAATCTCCTGGAGGTCAGGAATCTCAGTAAGATCTATCCTGGTGGATCTGGTGTCAGAAATGCATCGATCAAAATACGATACGGTAGCATACACGCGCTTTTGGGTAATAACGGTGCAGGAAAGAGCACGACAATGAAATGCATAACGGGTCTGCTTGAACCTGACAGCATTGAGATATCATTCAGGGGCACTACGTACCCATGGAATTCCAAGGATCTGAAGAAGCACATAGGCTATGTCCCTGAACTGCCGGCATTTCCCAAGGTATTCACCGTACATGACTGCATAGTATCCTATGGCCGCATGATGGGCCTCGGTAAAGCGGAGGCCGTTGGACGGGCGATGCCCATAGTCAGCATTCTCGGGTTGGAGGAACACATGAAGAAGCGCGTATCGAGCCTGAGCCGGGGTATGCTCCAGAAGCTGGACATAGTGATCGCACTGCTGTCCGATCCGGACGTTATCATCATGGATGAGCCGACAGCCGGCCTGGATGTTTCTGCGGTGGAGGAACTGTTCGGCATTATCAGATCGCTGCGTGACAGGGGAAAATCGATTCTTATATCAAGCCATCAGCTCCGCGACATAGAGACAATATCTGATTCCGTAACGGTGATGGATTCCGGGCATGTGATCTTTGACGGGAGTATTAAAGATCTGTATGCCAGTGCAGGATCTGTTGAGGTTGTTGCGGAATTCAGCAGAATAGACGGGAAACTGATGGAAACCATTAAACGCATGCAGGGCGTTATGGATGTCAGGATGGAGGATGTACCCAACAGGATCAGCATTGCATTTTCGGGCAGTACAGATCCTTGCGGGTATCTGCGTGATCTAGCCTTCAGAGATGGGGTTTCACTGATATCATGCAGCAGATCACAGTCAGATCTGAGAACGGCCTTCATCAGAATGGTGGAATATGTCAGAGGACAGCGAAAAGATCAATGA
- a CDS encoding ABC transporter permease, with the protein MNGLYSVIRYELNLDLRKKKAMAVFGMVVFFAVCFSLLIPKYANGTFFTYRPEAWDWMYTVAEEFDTIVAGLFGLITGGLLSVDSIAGEFENGTISRLYSLPINRWEIYFGKVIEKIAMFTILSLITIVLSISINTAVSGIQSDFSWLPYFILGYVLSLTSYAAISFMFGSAIKNSSLTFTALFAAWIFSDIAYFFIVFRHGFSLIIDAMPYINFSEVLPAGFLMFLDHGGSISLTMQVLGSFKTYEVPASLYVASILASSIAELSLFLMLGYIVFRRGDL; encoded by the coding sequence ATGAATGGACTCTATTCTGTAATTAGATACGAACTGAATCTGGATCTGAGGAAGAAGAAAGCAATGGCCGTTTTCGGAATGGTGGTATTCTTCGCCGTCTGCTTTTCGCTTTTGATTCCAAAATATGCCAACGGAACGTTCTTCACCTACAGACCAGAAGCATGGGACTGGATGTACACGGTAGCGGAGGAATTCGACACCATAGTTGCAGGCCTCTTTGGCCTCATAACGGGCGGGCTGCTATCAGTGGATTCGATCGCCGGGGAGTTCGAAAACGGAACCATATCGAGACTCTACTCGCTTCCGATCAACAGATGGGAGATCTACTTTGGGAAGGTCATCGAGAAGATCGCCATGTTCACGATCCTGTCGCTGATCACCATCGTGTTATCGATCTCAATTAATACAGCCGTGTCAGGCATCCAGAGCGACTTCAGCTGGCTGCCATATTTCATCCTGGGCTATGTGTTGAGCCTCACATCGTACGCCGCGATAAGCTTCATGTTCGGTTCAGCCATAAAGAATTCATCGCTTACCTTCACTGCACTGTTTGCTGCCTGGATATTTTCCGACATTGCCTATTTCTTCATCGTATTCAGGCATGGCTTCAGCCTCATCATCGATGCAATGCCGTACATCAATTTTTCAGAGGTTCTGCCCGCAGGCTTCCTGATGTTTCTGGATCATGGAGGAAGCATATCGCTGACCATGCAGGTTCTCGGTTCTTTCAAAACATACGAGGTTCCAGCGTCGCTTTATGTAGCGTCTATTCTCGCGTCATCGATCGCAGAGCTATCTCTGTTTCTGATGCTTGGTTATATCGTATTCAGGAGGGGTGATCTCTGA
- a CDS encoding DUF1648 domain-containing protein has protein sequence MEFLITAIAGLTVSLIPYMTERSIVFGVRIPPGMLNSSRLTAMKRIYTLSVIAVTASAIIVSYALRFTVYPVIISTPTVIAVAFLIYLPMHLRVAAMKKELWPISGDRPVSAMVASGTLGSFPWLYSLPGLILIIAIFSVGIVYYPHIPAMFATHYGISGAPNQYSAKSPFTVFLLPVLSGIITVLLVVLAVAIWRTSFRLDYAVDDPVSRARIFRSRTVKFLLLVTAFINSTFMLSAFTEWGILKSYDITVVALPAILTAVAALALFAGTGQMGSRIHVRVDYKASDDVRHIGEMKDDDRYWKAGILYVNRNDGRILVPKRFGVGYTMNFGHPVSLVILGALLTVPVIVLVLIILKL, from the coding sequence GTGGAATTTCTGATAACTGCTATAGCAGGCCTGACTGTATCCCTGATCCCATATATGACGGAAAGATCCATAGTGTTCGGTGTAAGAATCCCTCCTGGAATGCTGAATAGCTCAAGGCTGACTGCGATGAAGCGCATTTATACGTTATCTGTAATCGCTGTAACCGCATCAGCCATCATCGTATCCTATGCACTGCGATTCACGGTGTATCCTGTTATCATCTCAACGCCTACCGTGATCGCAGTCGCCTTCCTTATATATCTGCCGATGCACCTGCGCGTTGCGGCCATGAAAAAAGAATTGTGGCCCATTTCAGGTGATCGGCCCGTATCAGCCATGGTGGCCTCAGGGACCCTGGGATCCTTCCCATGGTTATATTCACTTCCGGGCCTGATTCTGATCATTGCCATATTCTCGGTTGGCATCGTTTATTATCCGCACATACCGGCCATGTTTGCAACCCATTACGGTATATCCGGTGCTCCCAATCAGTATTCGGCGAAATCGCCCTTCACCGTATTCCTCCTGCCGGTTCTTTCCGGCATAATCACCGTCTTGCTGGTCGTTCTGGCGGTGGCCATATGGCGGACCAGCTTCAGGCTTGACTATGCCGTTGACGATCCGGTCAGCAGGGCAAGGATCTTCAGATCCAGGACCGTGAAATTCTTGCTTCTGGTCACGGCATTCATCAACTCTACGTTCATGCTTTCCGCTTTCACGGAATGGGGCATCCTGAAATCATACGATATAACGGTTGTAGCCCTGCCTGCAATTCTCACAGCGGTGGCCGCACTTGCACTGTTTGCCGGAACAGGCCAGATGGGAAGCAGAATTCATGTCAGGGTAGATTATAAAGCGTCGGATGATGTAAGGCATATCGGAGAAATGAAGGATGACGACAGGTACTGGAAGGCAGGCATTCTCTATGTCAACAGGAACGACGGCAGGATTCTCGTGCCCAAGCGCTTTGGCGTGGGATACACAATGAATTTTGGCCATCCTGTGTCGCTGGTTATACTGGGCGCGTTACTCACGGTGCCCGTGATAGTGCTGGTTCTGATCATCCTCAAATTGTAA
- a CDS encoding GntR family transcriptional regulator gives MLGDLIITIDPNSQTPLYRQIYSQIVGAIATGRLLPGDRLPSLRVLAGLLDVNYHTVNEAYEMLRQEGFITLMNRKKYIVSPRKPDDEKRKRVLEDLHESVIKAAALGISYDEIYNMTRKFFNGEDAH, from the coding sequence GTGCTAGGAGACCTGATAATAACCATAGATCCGAACAGCCAGACGCCCCTATACCGCCAGATATACTCGCAGATAGTGGGGGCGATAGCCACCGGCAGGCTTCTGCCAGGTGATAGGCTGCCATCGCTCCGTGTGCTAGCTGGTTTACTCGACGTAAATTATCACACGGTCAACGAGGCATACGAGATGCTCAGGCAGGAAGGGTTCATCACACTAATGAACAGAAAAAAGTACATAGTTTCACCGAGAAAGCCGGATGATGAGAAAAGGAAACGTGTTCTTGAAGATCTGCACGAGTCCGTCATAAAGGCGGCTGCGCTGGGCATATCATATGATGAGATATACAATATGACCAGAAAATTCTTCAATGGGGAAGATGCACATTGA
- a CDS encoding DNA/RNA helicase domain-containing protein: protein MGLPIIINHYSQPDDMIEDLVRAIRDQYGEYPSPEEKSTWSFLGKNIFSMGLDYPLLAETPVFGLERADIIVVDTRNALIIEAKGWKDIGRISKMVVLADGAYHIDPCYQLNNYISKMRFFHTSGSVINYRGILYMYNNSTYTSDSCQIAHSVDELRQQIRKIGEPGKQEDLEPIISGRFTISDDLIDLIIKYRQDILSDAASTLVSRGYGLSEEQALIMHRVFESVERGEDRTFLIRGESGSGKTLVALELLLDAVRNGYHALLAYRNNRLLNTMRQVLDLNAGGVMIGSMIQYFSTGRGTGIGEPKFDVSKYSDMDLIIYDEAQRMTSDVIQTTQKRSKVKVYFFDDSQILIGDEAGTLENFRQYCKNVTEMNLSGTFRLSRDYLQLVRHILWDEDAPKTLNYEVNLFDDVMDFMGDLKRKRNNGYKMGLLCAFTESRGDRENPTSDQNRRIGYPLPSSLDVYRDTGLDIYWLMNEKTEYPRYWRGELDPLRYCASVYGAQGFEADYIGLVWGRDLIWRNGWMIDAGVITDTIGNRFSLKSMARKSPEIAMRLIKNRYYTLMTRGIRGIDIFFEDQETGRHVAGILDRYRR from the coding sequence ATGGGCCTACCCATCATCATAAATCATTACAGCCAGCCCGACGATATGATAGAGGATCTTGTCCGGGCAATCAGGGATCAGTATGGAGAATATCCTTCGCCTGAGGAGAAGAGCACCTGGTCGTTCCTCGGAAAGAATATCTTCAGTATGGGACTTGATTATCCACTGCTTGCCGAAACACCGGTGTTCGGCCTCGAACGCGCCGATATCATCGTTGTAGATACCAGGAATGCGCTGATCATCGAGGCCAAGGGATGGAAAGACATTGGAAGAATCAGCAAAATGGTCGTTCTTGCCGATGGGGCCTATCACATAGATCCGTGCTATCAGCTAAACAACTATATTTCAAAGATGAGGTTCTTTCACACATCAGGATCCGTGATCAATTATAGAGGTATACTTTACATGTACAACAATAGCACGTATACGTCTGATTCCTGCCAGATAGCACACAGTGTCGATGAACTCAGGCAGCAGATAAGGAAAATAGGAGAACCTGGGAAGCAGGAAGATCTCGAGCCAATCATCAGCGGGAGATTCACCATAAGCGATGATCTCATAGATCTCATCATAAAGTACAGGCAGGACATATTGTCAGATGCTGCCTCAACACTTGTTTCGAGGGGGTACGGTCTCAGCGAAGAACAGGCCCTGATAATGCACAGGGTGTTTGAATCCGTTGAAAGGGGCGAAGACAGGACATTTCTGATACGCGGTGAGAGTGGATCAGGAAAGACACTGGTTGCCCTGGAACTCCTCCTTGATGCGGTTAGGAATGGGTATCATGCATTATTGGCATACAGGAACAACAGGCTTCTGAACACCATGCGACAGGTCCTCGACCTCAATGCAGGAGGCGTTATGATAGGATCAATGATCCAGTACTTCTCAACCGGAAGGGGCACCGGAATAGGTGAGCCGAAATTCGATGTTTCGAAGTACAGCGACATGGACCTGATAATCTACGATGAAGCGCAGAGGATGACGTCTGATGTTATACAGACAACGCAGAAGAGATCGAAAGTAAAGGTGTATTTTTTCGATGATTCGCAGATTCTGATTGGGGACGAAGCTGGAACGCTGGAAAACTTCAGGCAATACTGTAAAAACGTTACGGAGATGAATCTTTCCGGAACGTTCAGGCTCTCCAGGGATTATCTGCAACTTGTTCGACACATACTGTGGGATGAAGATGCCCCAAAGACCCTCAATTATGAGGTCAATCTTTTCGATGATGTGATGGATTTCATGGGGGATCTTAAGCGGAAGAGGAATAATGGATACAAGATGGGACTGCTTTGCGCCTTCACGGAATCCAGAGGCGACAGGGAAAACCCCACCAGCGACCAGAACAGACGCATAGGATACCCGCTTCCATCAAGCCTCGATGTTTACAGGGATACCGGTCTTGACATCTACTGGCTGATGAACGAGAAAACCGAGTACCCCAGGTACTGGAGAGGCGAGCTGGATCCGCTCAGGTACTGTGCATCAGTTTACGGAGCGCAGGGATTCGAGGCAGATTATATCGGGCTTGTATGGGGTCGCGATCTCATATGGAGGAATGGCTGGATGATAGATGCAGGGGTGATCACGGATACTATAGGAAACAGATTCTCACTCAAATCCATGGCAAGAAAGAGCCCTGAAATTGCGATGAGGCTAATAAAAAACCGCTATTACACGCTGATGACGCGAGGAATACGGGGCATTGACATCTTCTTTGAGGATCAGGAAACAGGAAGGCACGTTGCCGGTATCCTGGATAGATATCGTAGGTGA
- a CDS encoding class I SAM-dependent methyltransferase translates to MADPDFGVYHHSSREESERLRYMARIMFTEAFGKIGIDQDADMNIIDVGCGLGFLTILCADYFKNSRITAIDTFSMGSLKDNSRERLIENLRLADVLDRVTVVEADITKPFNIEDKFDLAVSNLVFHNTGRQRFSVYRNVWNVLKCGSYFINADGFIRKNVASIFVDPFRADMSKISSMYEPEFAMEPKDQKRNAVWRYILVGLRSKCSDV, encoded by the coding sequence ATGGCTGATCCGGACTTCGGCGTATACCATCATTCATCCCGGGAGGAATCTGAAAGATTGCGGTATATGGCCAGGATAATGTTCACCGAGGCCTTCGGAAAGATCGGAATAGATCAAGATGCGGACATGAACATCATAGATGTTGGCTGCGGCCTGGGTTTTCTCACCATCCTCTGCGCCGATTATTTCAAGAATTCGCGTATAACGGCCATAGATACCTTTTCCATGGGATCACTCAAGGATAACTCCAGAGAAAGGCTCATTGAGAACCTCAGGTTGGCGGATGTTCTGGACAGGGTCACCGTCGTGGAGGCGGACATAACGAAGCCGTTCAATATAGAAGATAAGTTTGACCTTGCTGTATCCAACCTTGTCTTTCACAATACCGGTAGACAGCGCTTCAGCGTCTACAGGAACGTTTGGAACGTGCTGAAATGCGGCAGCTACTTCATCAACGCCGATGGCTTCATCAGGAAAAATGTCGCTTCCATTTTCGTGGACCCATTCAGAGCGGACATGTCAAAGATATCGAGCATGTACGAGCCTGAGTTTGCCATGGAGCCTAAGGATCAGAAGAGGAACGCAGTGTGGCGGTACATTCTGGTCGGGCTCAGATCAAAATGCAGCGATGTTTAA
- a CDS encoding TIGR00266 family protein: MVDYEIQGTDVQYLRAVLGSGESVYVEPGHLIYKDRQSRLDVRAGGLKGMISHMLGGSAVFLLKVDGPGEVASAGFLPGKIHRIDLRGGGIIAEFNAFLCMDSGIQYSTKFAGIWQGLLGGEGLFLEHFSGTGSIFLHGHGQVIERDLGAGDEISVELSHVLAFDDTVQYNVERIGGLRTMILGGLEGEGLFFAHMRGPGRVWIHSISLFQLAAKLMVRQ, encoded by the coding sequence ATGGTCGATTACGAAATACAGGGCACAGACGTGCAGTACCTCAGGGCTGTTCTCGGATCCGGGGAATCGGTATACGTCGAGCCAGGGCATCTGATTTACAAGGATCGGCAATCCAGGCTGGATGTAAGGGCAGGCGGGCTGAAGGGAATGATCTCGCACATGCTGGGCGGATCCGCCGTATTCCTGCTGAAGGTGGATGGGCCAGGTGAGGTTGCGTCCGCAGGTTTTCTTCCGGGAAAGATTCACAGGATAGATCTCAGGGGTGGCGGCATAATCGCCGAGTTCAACGCCTTTCTCTGCATGGATTCAGGAATACAGTACTCCACCAAATTTGCTGGGATTTGGCAGGGCCTGCTCGGAGGCGAGGGTCTCTTCCTTGAGCACTTTTCCGGCACAGGTTCCATATTCCTTCACGGCCACGGGCAGGTCATAGAGAGGGATCTCGGTGCGGGCGATGAGATCAGCGTCGAGCTGAGCCATGTTCTCGCCTTCGACGATACCGTGCAGTACAACGTGGAGAGGATAGGCGGCCTCCGCACCATGATACTGGGCGGCTTGGAGGGGGAGGGCCTTTTCTTCGCACACATGCGCGGTCCTGGCAGGGTATGGATACACTCGATCTCGCTGTTCCAGCTTGCTGCAAAGCTCATGGTAAGGCAGTGA
- a CDS encoding thermopsin family protease — protein MYNRKIMFITILIAVIAVIGFLGINFAFNSASTPSIQKDTGLKASSKPVYETQTSVLKPVNNYLFLPAKDHRFLYQNGTVQPLYTQSPAPMGIGFFGLENISGQLVGSNYYASSFAATINITNLSVFNLADDAPSSMTFQLNTVTANTTLFGNSSYTFWTQNVASYSVRTHEISFVDNIWNFSSPTAVMSSNAILNSTGLLYPYSGVHIALGPTFYLPPPFTLTLYLNTSEINGNNVFYFNYSIPTLGVSGTYDRVTFNSTYGMPPAYKAPPSYFRVSGTQLTPLGLLYDAEIMIGGPGGGSTTTVTDINGMMDLKYIPAANPMMHPTPPPPPPPPPPPPGSQHASGKPPAAMTVQSYVNVPSAFDFGTDTGETSVGTAIAWNSMDQVLLNTGPSLLYGMWNVSSVTTMEQFTGSVMPSNAFLFVSPGDVINYSQAGYVPLTMSGSYDFWLPAGQYAGLALLSDHRAQAQMLTSSNTFVLPLDMAAGVYTPLMAMNNNQIANISSSGSGTASNPYMLFNNEYGYISPLFGEINDYSFPQFAGVMLINTSAYTMASQMPTFPVLYQGIFAGYAVFEGLVPYNYLGYWIFNSSHFILYGSEVTGWFTSFDSGEPLANVVFWNTSDSLIASNTFMSMDSSVLIYGGMNNTVWGNYFLNSPLLANTQLEQAWNLWGSPLGLAVFSSNNTIYNNFFATELTAISPSYSIYSGSPAVYINMWNVSKMPATAVRMFDGLQLTGSIVGGDYQGGNFWYNFNGNIPYNDSGMIEYGGDYEPLNVIDLQPPNSVMLSGNVPYMMTAPEFQQYLLNLGPANPDNVINVTLYLNMTNLSQLEQFVALVNSPMSPYFHDYLTPQEFMASYYPSQSQISQVESYYSAMGFRVWSYAYTPLVIVLQGTVGMFERAFGTMLFNFEFTYPGGSGAVFMTNTANPYIPAQFSGLIMHVYGLSYSSEALLSTQNRQDLKTEVSGISTLTDQNLNGSSNILTPVHLAQFYNVTGLEQLGFTGKGVKIGILGVGESANMSAISMFWDQYGIHHPQVVFVNLTPNGMNPYPEGVEADLDVEWSGAMAPNATIYDVMQPFNLTGIGDNAINLELYYMLNVIHPQIISGSWAELQFHHDTGFAQIYNLIGLQAAAEGTTIFLGSADSHSIYYLTVMASEYIVSVGGIYPVLNQTGYITGQFGWYQPEYSWYGGPVGSGGGNSFFFARPTYQSSELIVVPSTFTNRGQPDIAMPAAKMVFAYRDFFGVAGGTSFATPISAGIFADIESGFLTPNGEVGYFGWIQPALYELGYGYEFGLPAYYMVDYVQPYPGMVGSGYLGQGWNDFVGIGSFNAFNITVDLADYYLDTLLIAYGL, from the coding sequence ATGTACAATAGAAAAATTATGTTCATAACGATATTGATAGCAGTCATTGCAGTGATCGGTTTTCTAGGCATCAATTTTGCCTTCAACAGCGCGTCGACGCCATCCATACAGAAGGATACCGGCCTGAAGGCCAGCAGCAAGCCTGTTTACGAAACGCAGACCAGCGTGTTGAAGCCGGTGAACAATTACCTTTTCCTGCCGGCCAAAGATCACCGCTTCCTGTATCAGAATGGAACCGTTCAGCCTCTCTATACACAGTCGCCTGCGCCAATGGGCATAGGATTTTTCGGGCTTGAGAATATCTCCGGCCAGCTCGTTGGCAGCAACTATTATGCGTCCAGCTTTGCCGCAACTATCAACATAACGAACCTCAGCGTATTCAATCTCGCAGATGATGCCCCATCCTCTATGACTTTTCAGCTCAACACGGTAACTGCAAACACGACACTTTTCGGCAATTCCTCGTACACCTTTTGGACACAGAACGTTGCGAGCTATTCTGTGAGAACACACGAAATCAGCTTCGTTGACAATATATGGAACTTCAGCAGCCCCACTGCTGTCATGTCCAGCAACGCAATACTCAATTCCACGGGTCTTTTATATCCGTACTCGGGAGTTCACATAGCACTTGGGCCCACATTCTACCTTCCACCACCATTCACCCTGACGCTATACCTGAATACATCGGAGATCAATGGGAACAACGTTTTCTACTTCAATTATTCAATACCGACTCTTGGCGTTAGTGGAACGTACGACAGGGTCACGTTCAACTCTACCTATGGAATGCCTCCGGCCTATAAGGCACCGCCATCCTACTTCAGAGTTAGTGGAACGCAGCTCACGCCACTGGGCCTCCTCTATGACGCCGAGATAATGATAGGCGGGCCTGGAGGCGGATCCACCACAACGGTGACGGATATAAACGGAATGATGGATCTCAAATACATACCTGCAGCCAATCCGATGATGCATCCAACGCCTCCACCACCACCTCCTCCGCCTCCGCCACCACCCGGATCGCAACATGCATCCGGCAAGCCTCCTGCAGCGATGACGGTGCAGTCCTATGTGAACGTACCCAGTGCATTTGACTTCGGCACGGATACCGGAGAGACATCCGTGGGAACCGCCATAGCCTGGAATTCAATGGATCAGGTCCTGCTCAACACAGGGCCTTCCCTGCTCTACGGTATGTGGAATGTTTCCTCCGTTACCACCATGGAGCAGTTCACGGGCAGCGTTATGCCCAGCAATGCCTTCCTCTTTGTCAGCCCTGGTGACGTTATAAACTACAGCCAGGCCGGATATGTTCCGCTGACCATGTCCGGTTCATACGATTTCTGGCTCCCGGCTGGGCAGTATGCCGGACTGGCGCTGTTGAGCGATCACCGCGCACAGGCGCAGATGCTCACTTCATCCAACACCTTCGTTCTGCCGTTGGATATGGCGGCCGGCGTGTACACCCCACTGATGGCCATGAACAACAACCAGATCGCCAACATATCTTCATCCGGCAGCGGGACGGCATCTAACCCGTATATGCTCTTCAACAACGAATACGGTTACATAAGCCCGCTGTTCGGCGAGATAAACGACTACTCCTTCCCGCAGTTCGCGGGAGTCATGCTGATCAACACGTCTGCCTACACCATGGCCTCCCAGATGCCAACATTTCCGGTACTTTACCAGGGCATATTTGCCGGTTACGCTGTCTTTGAAGGCCTTGTACCCTACAACTATCTGGGGTACTGGATATTCAACTCATCTCACTTCATACTGTACGGGAGCGAAGTAACAGGATGGTTCACATCCTTCGACAGCGGAGAGCCCCTTGCAAACGTTGTATTCTGGAACACATCAGATTCGCTGATAGCTTCGAACACGTTCATGTCCATGGATTCGTCCGTGCTGATCTACGGAGGCATGAACAACACAGTATGGGGCAACTACTTCCTCAACTCGCCTCTGCTTGCCAATACCCAGCTTGAGCAGGCATGGAACCTGTGGGGCAGTCCGCTTGGCCTCGCGGTATTCTCGTCCAACAACACAATATACAACAACTTCTTCGCAACTGAGCTAACAGCCATCAGTCCATCGTACAGCATATACAGCGGATCTCCGGCAGTATACATTAACATGTGGAACGTCTCGAAGATGCCAGCCACAGCCGTTCGCATGTTTGACGGCTTACAGCTGACAGGCAGCATTGTTGGCGGCGATTACCAGGGTGGAAACTTCTGGTACAACTTCAACGGCAACATACCCTACAACGACAGCGGAATGATAGAGTATGGCGGTGATTACGAGCCTCTGAACGTGATAGATCTCCAGCCGCCAAATTCGGTGATGCTCTCCGGTAACGTACCCTACATGATGACCGCTCCTGAGTTCCAGCAGTACCTCCTTAACCTCGGGCCAGCCAACCCGGACAACGTGATAAACGTAACGCTGTATCTGAATATGACGAACCTGAGCCAGCTGGAACAGTTCGTTGCCCTAGTGAACTCTCCTATGAGCCCGTACTTCCACGATTACCTGACACCGCAGGAGTTCATGGCATCGTACTATCCGTCGCAGTCACAGATATCCCAGGTGGAATCATACTATTCGGCCATGGGCTTCAGGGTATGGTCATACGCATATACGCCACTGGTAATCGTACTCCAGGGAACAGTGGGCATGTTCGAAAGGGCGTTCGGAACCATGCTGTTCAACTTTGAGTTCACATATCCAGGCGGCAGCGGCGCTGTCTTCATGACGAACACGGCGAATCCGTACATACCTGCCCAGTTCTCCGGCCTCATCATGCATGTCTACGGGCTGAGCTATTCAAGCGAAGCATTGCTGAGCACGCAGAACAGGCAGGATCTGAAGACGGAGGTGTCCGGGATTTCAACGCTCACAGACCAGAACCTGAACGGATCCAGCAACATCCTGACGCCCGTTCATCTGGCACAGTTCTATAACGTAACTGGCCTCGAACAGCTTGGCTTTACCGGCAAGGGCGTGAAGATAGGTATACTCGGTGTGGGCGAATCCGCTAACATGAGCGCAATATCCATGTTCTGGGATCAGTATGGGATACACCACCCGCAGGTCGTGTTCGTGAACCTCACTCCGAACGGCATGAACCCGTATCCTGAGGGCGTTGAGGCAGATCTCGACGTTGAGTGGTCCGGAGCCATGGCACCGAACGCCACCATATACGATGTGATGCAGCCGTTCAACCTGACGGGAATAGGCGACAATGCCATAAACCTAGAGCTCTACTACATGCTGAACGTCATACACCCGCAGATAATATCCGGAAGCTGGGCAGAGCTTCAGTTCCACCATGACACAGGCTTTGCACAGATATACAACCTCATAGGCCTGCAGGCCGCAGCCGAAGGCACCACCATATTCCTAGGATCCGCGGACAGCCACAGCATATACTACCTGACGGTGATGGCGTCAGAGTACATAGTGTCCGTTGGCGGTATATATCCTGTGCTGAACCAGACCGGATACATAACCGGGCAGTTTGGATGGTACCAGCCTGAATACAGCTGGTACGGCGGCCCAGTTGGTTCCGGAGGCGGCAATAGCTTCTTCTTCGCCAGGCCAACCTACCAGAGCTCGGAGCTGATAGTGGTCCCATCTACGTTCACAAACCGTGGGCAGCCTGATATAGCCATGCCTGCAGCCAAAATGGTCTTCGCGTACAGGGACTTCTTCGGGGTAGCCGGTGGTACCAGCTTCGCAACGCCCATATCAGCCGGTATATTCGCCGACATAGAATCTGGGTTCCTTACTCCTAATGGTGAGGTTGGATACTTCGGCTGGATACAGCCAGCACTGTATGAACTGGGCTACGGTTATGAATTCGGCCTTCCGGCGTACTACATGGTGGACTACGTGCAGCCGTACCCCGGCATGGTCGGAAGCGGCTACCTGGGGCAGGGCTGGAACGACTTCGTGGGCATTGGATCATTCAACGCTTTCAACATTACGGTTGATCTGGCAGACTATTACCTGGATACATTGCTGATAGCCTACGGACTCTGA